The following coding sequences are from one Calorimonas adulescens window:
- a CDS encoding anti sigma factor C-terminal domain-containing protein — translation MKDKRENNDRDVDEIFEGFKEDKLKKAVRKAKFYSIVRNVIISIIVVCLMSVAVIYFGQAMAYEYETPIQIAVSEFYYISAPNTYIGEVRRYHSLFGGRDEYATYKILKDKIVYTGEKSYVYGPFKSDYGDLIGTESPIIFGTSYDTDDLKYNKYNVLGQREMVFYYPYIKYQDYKNDLSLLDKIGPDKYMEMALSFDRAYSIDEVRKMIPEDVTVAWYWVDDQSDEEKEESKPRKIKQEGTGEIVDVPASVRSERTAYGIKAYDETGKEIPDPVSRFVGALENGKEYDTRYKWEFTRVFNNIAGKDGKITESDIRVQGVVVTGDSNSLKSLYNLSFIKASSLGVVTDRY, via the coding sequence ATGAAAGACAAGAGGGAAAATAATGACAGGGATGTTGATGAGATCTTTGAGGGATTTAAAGAAGATAAGCTTAAAAAGGCCGTAAGAAAGGCGAAGTTTTACTCTATAGTGAGAAATGTGATTATCAGTATAATTGTCGTGTGCTTGATGTCTGTTGCTGTGATATATTTCGGCCAGGCAATGGCGTACGAATATGAAACGCCCATTCAGATTGCTGTGTCAGAATTCTATTATATTTCGGCGCCAAACACCTATATAGGAGAGGTGAGGAGGTACCACAGCCTGTTTGGCGGGCGGGACGAATATGCGACATATAAGATACTCAAAGACAAGATTGTATATACAGGCGAAAAGAGCTATGTATACGGGCCGTTTAAATCGGACTACGGGGATTTGATAGGTACAGAGTCGCCGATAATTTTTGGCACGAGTTATGATACAGATGATTTGAAATATAACAAGTACAATGTGCTTGGCCAGAGGGAGATGGTTTTTTATTACCCGTATATAAAATATCAGGATTATAAAAATGACCTGAGCCTGCTGGACAAGATAGGTCCGGATAAGTATATGGAGATGGCGCTTTCTTTTGACAGGGCATATAGCATTGATGAGGTCAGGAAGATGATACCTGAAGATGTCACAGTGGCATGGTACTGGGTTGACGACCAGAGTGATGAGGAAAAGGAGGAATCCAAGCCGCGTAAGATAAAGCAGGAAGGCACAGGGGAAATTGTTGATGTACCTGCCAGCGTGCGGTCTGAAAGGACGGCATACGGCATTAAGGCGTATGATGAAACTGGTAAAGAGATACCCGACCCTGTCTCCCGGTTTGTAGGGGCGCTGGAAAATGGTAAAGAGTATGACACAAGATATAAATGGGAGTTTACAAGGGTCTTTAACAATATCGCCGGCAAGGATGGCAAGATAACGGAGAGTGACATCAGGGTGCAGGGTGTTGTGGTTACAGGTGATAGTAATAGTTTAAAATCCTTATACAACCTATCGTTTATAAAGGCATCTTCTCTGGGTGTAGTAACAGACAGGTATTAA
- the sufU gene encoding Fe-S cluster assembly sulfur transfer protein SufU, translating into MELNQLYSEIILEHYQNSPNKKKMEDADIEEKGHNPLCGDVITIYLKMDGDVIKDASFTGQGCAISQASTSMLIDLIKGKKLEEAKKLIQEFTDMLYKKDVNLDDLGDAQALAGVADFPARVKCALLPWKTLEEVVEEKEEGK; encoded by the coding sequence ATGGAGCTAAATCAGCTTTATTCAGAGATAATACTGGAGCATTATCAGAATTCACCAAATAAGAAGAAAATGGAGGATGCCGATATAGAGGAGAAGGGCCACAACCCACTCTGTGGCGATGTCATCACCATCTACCTGAAGATGGATGGAGATGTCATAAAGGACGCCTCATTTACAGGCCAGGGGTGTGCCATAAGCCAGGCCTCAACATCCATGCTCATAGACCTTATAAAAGGCAAAAAGCTTGAGGAAGCTAAAAAACTCATACAGGAGTTTACGGACATGCTCTATAAGAAAGATGTGAACCTGGATGACCTGGGTGATGCCCAGGCCCTTGCCGGGGTAGCTGACTTTCCAGCGCGTGTGAAATGCGCCCTCCTGCCGTGGAAGACACTGGAGGAAGTTGTCGAAGAAAAAGAAGAGGGAAAATAA
- a CDS encoding cysteine desulfurase gives MIDARKIRDDFPVLQIKPYGKNLIYFDNAATTQKPESVIKAIENYYSSMNANVYRSAHYLSGLATNAYEQARNRVAKFINAGSESTVIFTRNASESINLVAYTWAMENIGEGDEIILSVAEHHSNMLPWQMVADKKGARLRYVYLDKEGRLDMSSFREMLTGKVKLVALQHVSNVLGIINPVEEITEMAHKAGAMVLIDGAQSVPHMKVDVKSIGCDFFAFSGHKMLGPMGIGVLYIRKELLSSIPPFLRGGEMIDEVYEDRSTFAEPPLKFEAGTPNVEGAVGLSAAIEYLEGIGLDNIRNHELELTQYALEKIREIDSVEIYGPLDTRDRGGVISFNVADIHPHDVSTILDQDGIAIRSGHHCAQPLMRYLGVPATCRASFYIYNDREEVDAFIESLKNVRKWFKWS, from the coding sequence GTGATAGATGCCAGAAAGATAAGGGATGACTTTCCAGTTCTGCAGATAAAGCCCTATGGGAAGAACTTGATATATTTTGACAATGCGGCCACCACGCAGAAACCGGAGTCTGTCATAAAGGCTATAGAGAATTATTATTCATCTATGAATGCCAACGTCTACAGGAGCGCTCACTACTTGAGCGGCCTGGCCACCAACGCCTATGAGCAGGCGAGGAACAGGGTGGCTAAATTCATCAATGCAGGTAGTGAAAGCACTGTTATATTCACCAGGAATGCCTCTGAGTCTATAAACTTGGTGGCATATACGTGGGCAATGGAGAATATAGGCGAGGGAGATGAAATAATACTGAGCGTGGCTGAACACCACAGCAATATGCTTCCATGGCAGATGGTAGCGGATAAGAAGGGCGCCAGACTGAGATATGTCTATTTAGACAAAGAGGGCAGGCTGGATATGTCCTCTTTTAGAGAGATGCTAACAGGCAAGGTAAAACTGGTGGCGCTTCAGCATGTCTCCAACGTGTTGGGGATCATAAACCCCGTTGAAGAAATTACAGAGATGGCTCACAAAGCAGGTGCCATGGTCCTCATAGATGGAGCCCAGAGCGTGCCGCACATGAAGGTAGATGTAAAGAGCATAGGCTGTGACTTCTTTGCCTTTTCGGGGCACAAGATGCTGGGCCCTATGGGTATTGGTGTCCTATATATAAGAAAAGAGCTCTTAAGCAGTATACCCCCATTCCTGAGAGGCGGCGAAATGATTGACGAGGTCTACGAGGACAGGTCTACCTTTGCAGAGCCACCTTTAAAATTTGAGGCCGGTACGCCCAATGTAGAGGGGGCTGTCGGACTTTCGGCTGCCATAGAATACCTTGAAGGCATAGGGTTAGACAATATCCGCAATCATGAGTTAGAGCTCACACAGTATGCCCTGGAAAAGATAAGGGAGATAGACTCGGTAGAGATATACGGGCCCCTGGACACAAGAGACAGGGGAGGGGTCATATCCTTTAACGTGGCTGATATTCACCCCCATGATGTCTCCACTATACTGGACCAGGATGGGATAGCCATAAGAAGCGGACATCACTGTGCACAGCCCCTTATGAGATATTTAGGTGTACCGGCCACATGCAGGGCAAGTTTCTATATCTATAACGACAGAGAAGAAGTTGATGCCTTTATAGAGAGCTTGAAAAATGTGAGGAAGTGGTTTAAATGGAGCTAA
- a CDS encoding pyruvate, water dikinase regulatory protein produces the protein MAGSKIYIVSDSSGESVRDLVETASEQLKQSFTIERVPYVGDIQEIKDIVSRARVEDSIILSAIILSDLRKTLLYECAASGIKAVDLLQYIIDFLKYDFNGSGQSPVSEEYSRKISAMEYVFLHDDGLKTEELLKADVIIIGVSRTSKTPLCMYLANKGIRAANIPIIPEVKPPEELLMVPPERVIGLTISPDKLFNIRSERIRTMGLESNASYATMERIKKEIQYAESIMDSLGCLKIDVTDRAVEETAQIILDHLKIKNV, from the coding sequence ATGGCTGGCTCAAAGATATATATAGTGTCTGACTCTTCAGGAGAGTCTGTAAGAGACCTTGTGGAAACCGCTTCTGAACAATTAAAGCAGAGCTTTACTATAGAAAGGGTCCCTTATGTTGGAGATATACAGGAGATAAAGGACATCGTTTCCCGTGCAAGGGTAGAAGATTCCATTATACTTTCGGCAATAATTTTAAGCGACCTCAGGAAAACCCTTCTTTATGAGTGTGCTGCAAGCGGTATCAAAGCGGTTGACCTTTTGCAATATATAATAGATTTCCTAAAATACGACTTTAATGGGTCAGGGCAGTCTCCTGTGAGCGAGGAATATTCCAGGAAGATATCCGCCATGGAGTACGTCTTCTTACACGATGACGGCCTGAAGACTGAGGAGTTATTAAAAGCTGATGTCATAATAATAGGCGTATCCAGAACCTCCAAGACACCACTATGCATGTATTTAGCCAACAAGGGTATCAGAGCGGCTAATATCCCTATTATACCAGAAGTCAAACCGCCTGAGGAACTTCTTATGGTGCCACCCGAGAGAGTTATAGGACTCACTATCTCTCCAGACAAACTTTTCAATATACGTTCAGAAAGGATTAGGACCATGGGACTTGAGAGCAATGCCTCATATGCAACAATGGAGAGGATAAAAAAAGAGATACAATATGCCGAGTCCATAATGGACAGCCTTGGGTGTCTGAAGATAGATGTCACTGACAGAGCTGTTGAAGAGACAGCCCAGATAATACTGGACCATTTGAAGATTAAAAACGTATAA
- a CDS encoding carbon starvation protein A, which translates to MSAVILLVGAIILLVLAYIFYGGWLAKQWGLQPDKDTPAHTMYDGVDYAPAKAPVLLGHHFASIAGAGPINGPIQAAIFGWVPVTLWILIGGIFMGAPHDFGSLLASLRHKGKSIGDIIEVNVGLTAKRLFLLFSWLTLVLIVAAFANIVADTFVATPQAATASLLFIPLAVAFGFSVYRRNASLGLSTVLGVAVLVLCIWIGYIAPLSLPKTTWIIILAVYIVVASVMPVWILLQPRDYLNSFLLYGMMIGGVIGILLYNPRIQLQAFTSFKVGTQYLFPMLFITIACGAISGFHSLVASGTTAKQLDREGDAKVIGYGSMLIESALAIIATITAAYLTGDKFTELMKFGPTNVFADGLGTFMTSFGVNQVVGKTFAALAVSAFAMTTLDTATRLGRFAFQEFFENISESGEIVVSSNPVAKFFSDRYVASIITVVLSVVLAFTSWKVIWPIFGAANQLLAAVALLAVAAWLANARRNNTMLIIPMIFMFIVTLTALALLIQSNIASGNYILVVFAVLLFILAILLILQTYGVLTGKNRKEGVAR; encoded by the coding sequence ATGAGTGCAGTAATTTTGCTTGTAGGTGCTATTATTCTACTCGTATTGGCTTATATCTTTTATGGCGGTTGGCTTGCAAAGCAATGGGGACTTCAGCCGGACAAGGATACACCGGCACACACCATGTATGATGGAGTGGACTATGCCCCGGCAAAGGCGCCTGTCCTTCTGGGCCATCACTTTGCCTCCATAGCCGGTGCAGGTCCTATAAACGGGCCTATCCAGGCTGCCATATTCGGCTGGGTGCCAGTAACACTCTGGATTCTTATAGGCGGCATATTCATGGGAGCGCCCCATGATTTTGGTTCACTTCTTGCATCATTGAGGCATAAGGGCAAGTCCATAGGTGATATCATAGAGGTGAATGTTGGCTTGACAGCAAAGAGGCTGTTCCTTTTGTTTTCCTGGTTGACACTGGTACTTATAGTAGCAGCCTTTGCAAACATAGTTGCCGATACCTTTGTTGCAACACCGCAGGCAGCTACAGCCTCTCTCTTGTTTATACCCCTTGCTGTAGCCTTTGGCTTTAGTGTATACAGGAGAAATGCGTCACTTGGCTTGAGTACCGTGTTGGGTGTGGCAGTTTTGGTGTTATGTATATGGATAGGTTATATAGCCCCGCTGTCCCTGCCTAAGACCACATGGATAATCATCCTTGCTGTATATATTGTAGTTGCTTCTGTCATGCCCGTGTGGATACTCCTGCAGCCAAGGGACTACTTGAACTCTTTTCTTCTTTATGGAATGATGATTGGCGGTGTTATTGGTATACTGCTTTATAACCCGAGGATTCAACTTCAAGCGTTTACAAGCTTTAAGGTGGGTACGCAATATCTATTTCCGATGCTGTTTATCACCATAGCCTGTGGTGCTATATCGGGTTTCCACTCACTGGTGGCCTCTGGTACCACAGCAAAACAACTTGACAGAGAAGGAGATGCCAAGGTAATAGGCTATGGCTCGATGCTGATTGAAAGTGCTCTGGCCATAATTGCAACGATAACCGCTGCATACCTTACGGGGGATAAATTTACAGAGCTTATGAAGTTTGGTCCCACTAATGTATTTGCTGATGGATTAGGTACATTTATGACTAGCTTTGGTGTAAATCAGGTTGTAGGGAAAACATTTGCTGCATTGGCTGTTTCTGCCTTTGCCATGACTACACTGGATACAGCTACAAGGCTTGGAAGGTTTGCTTTCCAGGAGTTCTTTGAGAATATATCAGAGTCTGGAGAGATAGTGGTATCTTCTAACCCTGTGGCAAAATTCTTTAGTGACAGGTATGTTGCCTCTATAATTACAGTGGTACTTTCAGTAGTTCTTGCGTTTACAAGCTGGAAGGTTATATGGCCTATATTTGGTGCTGCTAATCAGCTCCTTGCAGCAGTTGCGCTGCTGGCTGTGGCTGCATGGCTTGCCAATGCAAGGAGGAACAATACTATGCTTATAATCCCTATGATATTTATGTTCATAGTTACTTTGACAGCCCTTGCACTTTTGATTCAGTCTAATATTGCCTCTGGTAACTATATACTGGTGGTATTTGCTGTCCTGCTGTTTATCCTAGCTATACTATTAATACTTCAGACCTATGGAGTACTTACTGGCAAGAATAGAAAGGAAGGTGTGGCAAGATAG
- a CDS encoding RNA polymerase sigma factor produces MSDKSLEELLIDEIKIVFKFLLKMGVSIEDAEDIAQETLYKALKYIDSIDSDRVRAWLFKVAINDYYTIYGRKKRRQEIDIDNLDVIGMFTKSAEDIFLTNEKGREIKSTLAMLQPEYRDLLVLKYTMNFSYRDIADVYGYSEDKVKVYLYRARNRFKQLWEARWLNERQEGK; encoded by the coding sequence ATGAGTGATAAAAGCCTGGAAGAACTCCTTATTGATGAGATAAAGATAGTATTTAAGTTTCTGCTCAAAATGGGTGTTTCCATAGAGGATGCTGAAGATATTGCTCAGGAAACCCTGTATAAGGCACTAAAATATATTGACTCTATTGACAGCGACAGGGTCAGGGCATGGCTGTTTAAGGTAGCTATTAACGACTATTATACAATATATGGCCGGAAGAAGAGAAGGCAGGAAATAGACATTGACAATCTGGATGTTATCGGCATGTTTACTAAAAGTGCTGAGGATATCTTTTTAACCAATGAAAAGGGCAGGGAGATAAAAAGCACCCTTGCCATGCTGCAGCCTGAATACAGGGATTTACTTGTCTTAAAGTATACCATGAATTTTTCCTATAGAGATATTGCCGATGTCTATGGGTACAGTGAGGATAAGGTAAAGGTCTATCTTTACAGGGCCAGAAACAGATTTAAACAATTGTGGGAGGCGAGATGGCTGAATGAAAGACAAGAGGGAAAATAA
- a CDS encoding MTH1187 family thiamine-binding protein produces the protein MAIAEVVIVPLGTGSTSLSSYVAACEDVLRKEKDIRYQLTPMGTVIEGDVHKIVDVVMRMHEVPFEKGALRVSTTLRIDDRRDKEATMEQKVISVLRKQEV, from the coding sequence ATGGCCATAGCTGAGGTTGTAATAGTACCACTTGGTACAGGCTCTACAAGCCTTTCCAGCTATGTGGCTGCCTGTGAAGATGTACTGAGAAAAGAGAAGGATATAAGGTATCAGCTCACGCCCATGGGTACAGTAATAGAGGGTGACGTTCATAAGATTGTGGATGTGGTTATGAGGATGCATGAGGTACCCTTTGAAAAGGGGGCATTGAGGGTCTCTACTACCCTCCGTATTGATGACAGGAGAGATAAAGAGGCCACCATGGAGCAGAAGGTGATATCAGTACTGCGAAAGCAGGAGGTTTAA
- the thiT gene encoding energy-coupled thiamine transporter ThiT: protein MLNYLASIFGDFAEIRSATIAVLLILVAAAALFHFYRDRLKFDTRTIVYGGVCIAISFLLSYIRFYHWPQGGSITPGSMLPLFIYAYYFGPVAGITAGAAYGILQLIQDPYILHWAQVLLDYPLPFAALGLAGFFKDNFRLGILVGGFGRFFFHFLSGVIFFGSYAPPGMSPFAYSIAVNGSIIGTEVAICFAISLIPQFYNAVQNLRRSIIRA, encoded by the coding sequence ATGTTAAACTATCTTGCATCAATATTTGGTGATTTTGCAGAGATCCGTTCTGCAACCATTGCTGTTCTCTTAATACTGGTAGCTGCAGCGGCTTTGTTCCATTTCTACAGGGACAGGCTCAAGTTTGACACAAGGACCATCGTGTATGGAGGAGTCTGCATAGCAATTTCATTTCTTCTATCCTATATCAGGTTTTACCACTGGCCGCAGGGAGGGTCTATAACCCCCGGCAGTATGCTGCCGCTCTTTATATATGCATACTATTTTGGACCGGTTGCGGGTATCACGGCAGGAGCTGCATACGGTATACTTCAACTCATACAGGACCCGTATATACTTCATTGGGCACAGGTGCTTTTAGACTACCCACTGCCCTTTGCAGCGCTTGGCCTGGCCGGATTTTTTAAGGATAATTTCAGGCTGGGAATACTGGTAGGGGGCTTTGGGAGGTTTTTCTTTCACTTCCTCTCCGGTGTTATATTTTTCGGTTCATATGCGCCTCCGGGGATGAGCCCTTTTGCTTACTCCATAGCGGTCAACGGGTCCATAATAGGCACGGAGGTTGCCATATGCTTTGCAATATCACTTATACCCCAATTTTATAACGCTGTCCAGAACCTCAGACGCAGTATAATAAGAGCATAA
- the ppdK gene encoding pyruvate, phosphate dikinase: MAHKYVYLFEEGNGSMRELLGGKGAGLAEMTNIGLPVPPGFTITTEACTIYYQNNGKLPQEIIDETMEYLAKLEEKAGRKLGDPEHPLLVSVRSGARISMPGMMDTILNLGLNDQTVEGLARESSNPRFAYDCYRRFIQMFSDVVMHVNINLFEGELEKLKEEVGAKLDTDLTAENLQELIKRYKEIVRKNTGREFPQDVKEQLLMAINAVFESWNTPRAITYRKLNKIPDDWGTAVNVVMMAFGNMGNNSGTGVAFTRNPSTGEKVFYGEFLINAQGEDVVAGIRTPKPIAELKNEMPAVYEQLLNVAKTLENHYKDMQDIEFTVQEGKLYMLQTRSGKRTPQAAIKIAVDLCEEGIIDKETALMRVEPEQISMVMHRQIDPNSKYQVIAKGLAASPGAGMGEVVFDADEAEKLAHEEGRKVILVRPETTPDDIHGLAAAEAVLTSRGGMTSHAAVVARGMGKPAICGCESIKIDLDRELFTVGDITVKKGDIITVDGTTGNVILGEVNFVDPTFSEEFTKLLTWADEVAKIGVRANADTPVDATTARNFGAKGIGLCRTEHMFMATDRLPVVQEMILAQTHEERKAALDKLLPMQQGDFEAMLKTMEGYEVIIRLLDPPLHEFLPDEMELALKLNTLKLTNGSKEEIEETEKLLKNVRVLKEFNPMLGFRGCRLGMIYPEIYEMQIRAILNATVNLLKQGVNVIPEIMFPLVGTQEEMKRLREMAVNIGKEIMDSEGIKLEYKIGTMIEVPRAALIADQIAEYADFFSFGTNDLTQTTFGYSRDDAEHKFLFQYIEKKILKDDPFETLDADGVGQLIKIAHDKGRSVKSNLSLGICGEHGGDPRSIDFCYTAGLNYVSCSPYRVPVARLAAAQATIRHK; this comes from the coding sequence ATGGCTCATAAGTATGTCTACCTGTTTGAAGAAGGCAATGGCTCTATGAGAGAGCTTCTCGGCGGCAAGGGTGCCGGCCTGGCCGAAATGACCAACATCGGTCTTCCTGTACCGCCTGGATTTACCATTACCACAGAGGCATGCACCATTTACTATCAAAATAATGGAAAACTGCCTCAGGAAATTATAGACGAGACAATGGAGTATCTGGCAAAGCTGGAGGAAAAGGCAGGAAGAAAGTTAGGTGACCCAGAACATCCCCTGCTGGTATCAGTGCGCTCCGGTGCAAGGATATCCATGCCCGGTATGATGGATACCATATTAAACCTGGGCTTAAACGACCAGACAGTGGAGGGCCTGGCCAGAGAGTCCAGCAACCCAAGGTTTGCATATGACTGCTATCGCCGCTTCATACAGATGTTCAGCGATGTGGTTATGCACGTAAATATCAACCTGTTTGAGGGCGAACTGGAGAAATTGAAGGAGGAGGTCGGGGCAAAGCTGGATACTGACCTGACCGCCGAAAATCTGCAGGAACTCATAAAGAGGTATAAGGAAATAGTCAGGAAAAATACAGGGAGAGAGTTCCCGCAGGATGTAAAAGAGCAGCTCTTGATGGCCATCAACGCTGTCTTTGAATCCTGGAATACCCCGAGGGCCATAACATACAGAAAACTGAATAAAATACCGGATGACTGGGGCACTGCTGTAAACGTTGTTATGATGGCATTTGGAAACATGGGTAACAACTCAGGTACAGGAGTTGCATTTACAAGGAATCCGTCTACAGGGGAAAAGGTATTCTACGGTGAATTCTTGATAAATGCCCAGGGCGAGGACGTGGTTGCAGGCATAAGGACGCCCAAACCCATAGCCGAATTAAAAAATGAGATGCCGGCAGTATATGAGCAACTGTTAAATGTGGCTAAGACCCTTGAAAATCACTACAAGGACATGCAGGACATCGAGTTTACCGTCCAGGAAGGCAAGCTCTATATGCTGCAGACAAGAAGCGGCAAGAGGACACCTCAGGCTGCTATCAAGATAGCTGTTGACCTCTGCGAAGAGGGGATCATTGACAAAGAGACAGCCCTCATGAGGGTAGAACCCGAACAGATATCCATGGTAATGCACAGGCAGATTGACCCCAACTCCAAATATCAGGTTATAGCCAAGGGGCTGGCAGCATCTCCCGGTGCAGGAATGGGTGAGGTTGTATTCGATGCCGATGAGGCTGAGAAATTGGCCCATGAGGAGGGCAGGAAGGTTATATTGGTAAGACCTGAAACCACCCCTGATGATATACACGGCCTGGCCGCCGCAGAAGCAGTCCTGACAAGCCGTGGCGGTATGACAAGCCACGCAGCAGTTGTTGCAAGAGGCATGGGCAAACCCGCTATCTGCGGATGCGAAAGCATCAAGATAGACCTGGACCGTGAGCTTTTTACAGTGGGAGACATCACCGTAAAGAAGGGCGATATCATCACAGTAGACGGGACCACAGGAAACGTAATACTTGGCGAGGTAAACTTCGTTGACCCCACATTCTCAGAAGAGTTTACCAAACTCCTCACATGGGCCGATGAAGTTGCAAAAATAGGTGTTAGGGCCAACGCTGATACACCTGTAGACGCTACCACGGCCAGAAACTTTGGAGCCAAAGGTATCGGCCTTTGCCGCACGGAACACATGTTCATGGCTACAGACAGGCTCCCTGTTGTTCAGGAGATGATATTGGCCCAGACACATGAGGAGAGAAAAGCTGCCTTAGACAAGCTTCTGCCAATGCAGCAGGGAGACTTTGAGGCTATGCTAAAGACCATGGAAGGATACGAGGTCATCATAAGGCTCTTAGACCCACCGCTACATGAGTTCCTGCCCGACGAGATGGAACTTGCATTAAAACTCAATACCTTAAAGCTCACCAATGGGTCAAAAGAAGAGATAGAAGAGACTGAAAAACTGCTCAAGAATGTCCGCGTATTGAAAGAATTCAACCCCATGCTGGGATTCAGAGGATGCAGACTGGGCATGATATACCCTGAAATCTATGAGATGCAGATAAGGGCCATACTCAATGCCACGGTAAACCTTTTAAAGCAGGGTGTTAACGTTATACCTGAGATTATGTTCCCTCTGGTGGGCACCCAGGAAGAAATGAAGAGATTAAGAGAGATGGCTGTAAACATAGGCAAGGAGATCATGGACTCTGAGGGTATCAAACTTGAATACAAAATTGGTACAATGATAGAGGTTCCAAGGGCCGCATTAATAGCAGACCAGATAGCCGAGTACGCAGACTTCTTCTCCTTTGGTACCAACGACCTTACCCAGACCACATTTGGATACAGCCGTGACGACGCAGAGCACAAGTTCCTCTTCCAGTACATTGAGAAAAAAATATTAAAGGACGACCCGTTTGAGACACTGGATGCGGATGGTGTAGGCCAGCTCATAAAAATTGCTCATGACAAGGGACGTTCTGTAAAGAGTAACCTGTCACTGGGTATATGCGGCGAGCATGGTGGAGACCCAAGGTCAATAGACTTCTGCTACACGGCAGGCTTAAACTACGTAAGCTGCTCACCATACAGGGTACCTGTAGCAAGATTAGCAGCAGCCCAGGCCACAATCAGACATAAGTAA
- the ytaF gene encoding sporulation membrane protein YtaF: protein MVILALALSIDSLCVGLSYGMRGIAIPFVPLLAVSLISSMATFISMYIGSGLAVFLNPQAAKMLGAIILIGVGIYVLTSAIKEGQAGQKEAELLTIRLNFIEITVKVIEQPLKADLDNSGTISTVEAAFLGIALAMDAFGASLGASMEGMPLVGLPVAVGIFNMFFLHLGVYIGKGVTAAKNERLKYLPGIILILLGFITMF, encoded by the coding sequence ATGGTTATACTTGCCCTGGCATTGAGCATAGATAGCCTCTGCGTCGGCCTTTCGTATGGTATGAGGGGGATTGCCATCCCCTTTGTGCCGCTCTTGGCCGTCAGTTTAATATCCAGCATGGCAACATTTATAAGTATGTATATTGGAAGTGGCCTGGCCGTTTTTTTAAATCCACAAGCTGCAAAGATGCTGGGCGCCATTATATTGATAGGGGTTGGCATATACGTCTTAACATCAGCGATAAAGGAGGGGCAGGCAGGCCAGAAAGAAGCTGAATTGCTCACTATCAGGCTGAATTTTATAGAAATAACAGTAAAGGTTATTGAGCAGCCATTGAAAGCCGATCTGGATAATTCTGGCACCATAAGCACTGTGGAGGCAGCCTTCCTTGGCATAGCTCTGGCAATGGATGCCTTTGGAGCCAGCCTTGGTGCCTCCATGGAAGGTATGCCGCTTGTCGGGCTTCCTGTGGCGGTTGGAATTTTTAATATGTTTTTCCTACATTTGGGTGTATATATCGGGAAAGGGGTAACAGCAGCAAAGAATGAAAGGCTCAAGTACTTACCTGGTATTATCCTGATACTGCTGGGGTTTATCACAATGTTTTAA